Proteins encoded within one genomic window of Deltaproteobacteria bacterium IMCC39524:
- a CDS encoding P-loop NTPase fold protein, producing MQVYSITDKPITSIAENLLGIENYATALSRFILGAATPLTIGMQGEWGTGKTSLMHIVRENLEEQKVATSWVNTWEYSMFKEAHEITPAVLKGLLENLISHCKEMNYWPDEKSWQEKKARFTKGLKVVGAFATKVAVNKTTGQNIDINLDNPHSLLSEIAEIKNEIRDIAKIIVDSPQNPSSRIVFFVDDLDRIEPGTAVEILEALKNIFDIDNCVFVLAIDYDIVIKGLEKKFGKKTNENEREFRSFFDKIIQVPFSMPTGAYKIENLLKGKFDELGITLSDADYNDYVNIVKLTVGYVPRSIKRFINSFSLLKNIRVEGENYKENEQEDFCLFTLLGVQISYPHIFRLINRRNDFLNWDKSFAREIGVEEINVPDEEHEYLDEEWEQIIWCYCQKDEYLKVRVMSIIETLNYLRDKLGDQVTEIMENSMEFASMTSVDDCIESKQVKARFKAPEGRSVADLIHEVATDLKSNEILSFSGSYIHKILEQKYPGVSKGAVNAALIAYSTNHPSKKHNRRSKDKADCDWFEYLGRGQGFNFLD from the coding sequence ATGCAAGTGTATTCAATTACTGACAAGCCAATTACATCTATAGCAGAGAACCTCCTGGGGATTGAAAACTATGCAACCGCTTTGTCTCGTTTTATCCTCGGGGCGGCTACGCCTTTAACTATAGGCATGCAAGGTGAGTGGGGGACAGGGAAAACAAGCCTAATGCATATTGTTCGAGAAAACCTCGAAGAGCAAAAGGTTGCAACTTCTTGGGTGAATACCTGGGAATACTCAATGTTCAAAGAAGCCCATGAAATAACACCGGCGGTCCTTAAAGGCTTACTCGAAAACTTGATATCTCACTGTAAAGAGATGAACTATTGGCCCGATGAAAAGTCATGGCAAGAAAAAAAGGCTAGGTTTACAAAGGGCCTGAAAGTCGTTGGGGCCTTCGCCACAAAAGTTGCGGTCAACAAGACTACCGGTCAGAACATTGATATCAATCTGGATAATCCTCACTCTCTTCTCTCTGAAATAGCTGAAATTAAAAATGAGATTCGTGATATTGCGAAAATCATTGTTGATTCTCCACAAAACCCTTCCAGTCGAATTGTTTTTTTTGTAGACGACCTAGACCGAATTGAACCAGGCACTGCTGTAGAAATTTTAGAAGCACTTAAAAATATATTCGACATAGACAATTGTGTTTTTGTGTTAGCCATAGACTACGATATTGTCATCAAGGGCCTTGAGAAAAAGTTTGGCAAGAAGACGAATGAGAACGAAAGAGAGTTCAGGTCTTTCTTCGATAAAATAATACAAGTCCCTTTTTCTATGCCAACTGGGGCCTATAAAATAGAAAATCTATTAAAAGGAAAGTTTGATGAACTTGGCATTACGTTAAGCGACGCTGACTATAATGATTATGTGAATATTGTGAAGCTCACTGTAGGGTATGTGCCGAGAAGTATTAAACGTTTTATTAACTCATTCTCGCTTCTTAAAAACATTCGAGTAGAGGGTGAAAACTATAAAGAAAATGAACAGGAAGACTTCTGCCTATTTACTCTTTTGGGTGTGCAGATTTCATATCCACACATTTTCAGATTAATTAATCGTCGCAACGATTTTCTTAACTGGGACAAAAGTTTTGCAAGAGAAATTGGCGTTGAAGAAATTAACGTGCCTGATGAGGAGCATGAATACCTCGATGAGGAGTGGGAGCAGATAATTTGGTGTTATTGCCAGAAAGATGAATATCTAAAAGTTCGCGTAATGTCGATTATTGAAACATTAAATTATCTTAGAGATAAGCTCGGAGATCAAGTGACTGAGATAATGGAAAACTCTATGGAGTTTGCTTCCATGACCTCTGTTGACGACTGCATTGAAAGTAAACAGGTGAAAGCTCGATTTAAAGCTCCAGAAGGTAGAAGCGTTGCGGACTTGATTCACGAAGTTGCAACAGATCTCAAGTCTAATGAAATATTGAGTTTCAGCGGTTCATATATCCACAAGATTCTTGAGCAGAAATATCCAGGAGTCAGTAAGGGGGCAGTCAATGCTGCATTAATCGCGTACAGCACCAATCACCCATCTAAGAAACACAACCGCAGATCAAAGGATAAAGCTGACTGCGATTGGTTTGAATATCTGGGACGTGGACAAGGTTTTAATTTTTTAGACTAA